One genomic region from Buteo buteo chromosome 12, bButBut1.hap1.1, whole genome shotgun sequence encodes:
- the ERMARD gene encoding endoplasmic reticulum membrane-associated RNA degradation protein isoform X2, with product MSSGGKPGLGHVPCVEKAAACSSSGPMALSDLVTTCLSPPVHYVICKLGFEKKDTYDINNILSENGEVCWQAVTEHVFYFESDQSVDYIKSIRSLGPVCESVNLHLKSLTKEQFVIQYALWFRWTNCTELFLEVFDVLQDTETTEVALGLMKLTSCLERALGDVYLLIGKDCPFLLRDLLASEQLAVVFGQAVMNVLRVFIGSPYGLNLRNVLWHGFASPQEIPAKYCAMLLFLTAGLGQLLQTYLMQTKCILVHRPYVTFMSLDELGIFPDLNHETLSIAEELVKLSSFVLKTMLPFWMASLTAFKQSRYADCVILLLPQLEVGLRLLFTTTNKCPNRLLTAESSALYTTFDEMLAKRLDNEEVNQLPAVLQEPAMEFLWDFLNHQEGPRIRDRLSHGEINLEAFPREVANQIVAFAITLLCRFSDEDMFAFKEHMVIKPLMNCASCYRSQFHPISRLKKQVLECMKSIHLWPELPTVPEEHVQMIQGLEGNAEASTLILMISEIVSRLQQYMPQNFCSSDDRIDSVLTERLLIELCDTHICTLYSPRPVLETVVVFRKISTQCHQVSEKVIASTELRYKQWMNKTLRSRQRHNYLRMLNSIKFLSPVLRLILVLISLELVNIHLVSKKNPLEYQQYLKFLKSILQYTENLVTYTSPEKNKWDETMELTNKTLIRIRKISDRKLMLMQLAT from the exons ATGTCGTCCGGTGGAAAGCCGGGACTTGGTCACGTACCCTGTGTGGAgaaagcagctgcctgctcctcgTCCGGCCCG ATGGCATTGTCAGACTTGGTCACTACTTGTCTTTCTCCACCTGTGCATTATGTGATTTGCAAACTTGGATTTGAGAAGAAGGACACCTAtgatattaataatattttatctgaaaatggTGAAGTATGTTGGCAAGCTGTTACAGAGCATGTGTTTTACTTTGAATCAG ATCAAAGTGTGGATTATATCAAAAGCATACGATCATTAGGACCTGTATGTGAATCTGTTAATTTGCACTTGAAATCTCTGACCAAGGAGCAATTTGTAATTCAGTATGCATTATGGTTCCGCTGGACGAACTGCACAGAG TTATTTCTTGAAGTATTTGATGTTCTACAAGATACTGAAACTACAGAAGTTGCTCTTGGCTTAATGAAACTAACATCATGCTTGGAGCGAGCCTTGGGTGAT GTGTATTTACTCATTGGTAAAGATTGCCCTTTCCTTCTAAGAGACTTGCTTGCTTCTGAACAGCTTGCAGTTGTCTTTGGACAAGCTGTA ATGAATGTACTGAGGGTATTCATTGGATCTCCGTATGGTCTGAATCTTCGTAATGTTTTGTGGCATGGGTTTGCATCCCCACAAGAAATTCCTGCAAA ATATTGTgctatgctgctttttttaactGCAGGATTGGGTCAGTTGTTACAGACGTATCTTATGCAAACTAAATGCATTCTAGTACATCGACCTTATGTGACCTTCATGAGCTTAGATGAGCTTGGCATATTTCCAG ATCTTAATCATGAAACACTTTCCATAGCTGAAGAGCTAGTAAAACTGTCCagttttgtattaaaaacaatGTTACCATTTTGGATGGCTTCTTTAACAGCTTTCAAGCAAAGCAG GTATGCTGACTGTGTGATTCTCTTACTTCCTCAGCTGGAAGTTGGACTTAGATTGCTCTTCACTACAACTAATAAATGTCCAAATCGATTGCTAACAGCTGAG TCTTCTGCTCTCTACACCACTTTCGATGAG ATGCTAGCAAAGCGTTTGGATAATGAAGAAGTCAACCAGCttcctgcagttcttcaggaacCTGCCATG GAATTTCTTTGGGATTTCTTGAACCACCAGGAGGGTCCACGTATAAGAGATCGTTTAAGCCATGGAGAAATCAATCTAGAAGCATTTCCCAGAGAAGTAGCTAATCAGATAGTGGCATTTGCAATTACTCTTCTCTGCAGATTCTCAGATGAGGACATGTTTGCTTTTAAG GAACACATGGTCATAAAACCACTGATGAACTGTGCAAGTTGCTACCGTTCTCAATTTCATCCAATTTCCCGACTCAAGAAACAG GTGCTGGAATGTATGAAGAGCATTCACTTATGGCCTGAATTGCCAACAGTGCCTGAGGAACACGTTCAAATGATTCAAGG GTTGGAAGGAAATGCTGAAGCTAGTACTTTAATTTTGATGATATCCGAAATTGTGTCTCGGTTGCAGCAATATATGCCCCAGAATTTCTGTAGTTCAGATGATAGAATCGATAGTGTCCTAACAGAGAG GCTGTTGATTGAACTTTGTGATACGCATATTTGCACACTTTATTCTCCGAGACCTGTTCTGGAAACAGTGGTGGTATTCCGTAAAATAAGCACACAGTGCCATCAAGTGTCTGAAAAAGTTATTGCCAGCACTGAGTTGCGATACAAACAGTGGATGAACAAGACTCTACGTTCTCGCCAGAGGCATAACTATCTACGAATGTTGAACAG cATTAAATTTTTGTCTCCAGTGTTGCGGCTCATCTTAGTGTTgatttctctggaactagtcAATATTCATTTGGTTTCTAAGAAGAATCCTCTTGAATATCAGCAGTATCTAAA GTTTTTGAAGTCAATCTTGCAGTATACTGAGAACTTGGTGACATACACAAGCCCTGAGAAAAACAAGTGGGATGAAACCATGGAGCTTACAAACAAGACTTTGATAAGAATAAGGAAAATCAGTGACAGAAAGCTAATGTTAATGCAGCTGGCTACATAA
- the ERMARD gene encoding endoplasmic reticulum membrane-associated RNA degradation protein isoform X1 gives MALSDLVTTCLSPPVHYVICKLGFEKKDTYDINNILSENGEVCWQAVTEHVFYFESDQSVDYIKSIRSLGPVCESVNLHLKSLTKEQFVIQYALWFRWTNCTELFLEVFDVLQDTETTEVALGLMKLTSCLERALGDVYLLIGKDCPFLLRDLLASEQLAVVFGQAVMNVLRVFIGSPYGLNLRNVLWHGFASPQEIPAKYCAMLLFLTAGLGQLLQTYLMQTKCILVHRPYVTFMSLDELGIFPDLNHETLSIAEELVKLSSFVLKTMLPFWMASLTAFKQSRYADCVILLLPQLEVGLRLLFTTTNKCPNRLLTAESSALYTTFDEMLAKRLDNEEVNQLPAVLQEPAMEFLWDFLNHQEGPRIRDRLSHGEINLEAFPREVANQIVAFAITLLCRFSDEDMFAFKEHMVIKPLMNCASCYRSQFHPISRLKKQVLECMKSIHLWPELPTVPEEHVQMIQGLEGNAEASTLILMISEIVSRLQQYMPQNFCSSDDRIDSVLTERLLIELCDTHICTLYSPRPVLETVVVFRKISTQCHQVSEKVIASTELRYKQWMNKTLRSRQRHNYLRMLNSIKFLSPVLRLILVLISLELVNIHLVSKKNPLEYQQYLKFLKSILQYTENLVTYTSPEKNKWDETMELTNKTLIRIRKISDRKLMLMQLAT, from the exons ATGGCATTGTCAGACTTGGTCACTACTTGTCTTTCTCCACCTGTGCATTATGTGATTTGCAAACTTGGATTTGAGAAGAAGGACACCTAtgatattaataatattttatctgaaaatggTGAAGTATGTTGGCAAGCTGTTACAGAGCATGTGTTTTACTTTGAATCAG ATCAAAGTGTGGATTATATCAAAAGCATACGATCATTAGGACCTGTATGTGAATCTGTTAATTTGCACTTGAAATCTCTGACCAAGGAGCAATTTGTAATTCAGTATGCATTATGGTTCCGCTGGACGAACTGCACAGAG TTATTTCTTGAAGTATTTGATGTTCTACAAGATACTGAAACTACAGAAGTTGCTCTTGGCTTAATGAAACTAACATCATGCTTGGAGCGAGCCTTGGGTGAT GTGTATTTACTCATTGGTAAAGATTGCCCTTTCCTTCTAAGAGACTTGCTTGCTTCTGAACAGCTTGCAGTTGTCTTTGGACAAGCTGTA ATGAATGTACTGAGGGTATTCATTGGATCTCCGTATGGTCTGAATCTTCGTAATGTTTTGTGGCATGGGTTTGCATCCCCACAAGAAATTCCTGCAAA ATATTGTgctatgctgctttttttaactGCAGGATTGGGTCAGTTGTTACAGACGTATCTTATGCAAACTAAATGCATTCTAGTACATCGACCTTATGTGACCTTCATGAGCTTAGATGAGCTTGGCATATTTCCAG ATCTTAATCATGAAACACTTTCCATAGCTGAAGAGCTAGTAAAACTGTCCagttttgtattaaaaacaatGTTACCATTTTGGATGGCTTCTTTAACAGCTTTCAAGCAAAGCAG GTATGCTGACTGTGTGATTCTCTTACTTCCTCAGCTGGAAGTTGGACTTAGATTGCTCTTCACTACAACTAATAAATGTCCAAATCGATTGCTAACAGCTGAG TCTTCTGCTCTCTACACCACTTTCGATGAG ATGCTAGCAAAGCGTTTGGATAATGAAGAAGTCAACCAGCttcctgcagttcttcaggaacCTGCCATG GAATTTCTTTGGGATTTCTTGAACCACCAGGAGGGTCCACGTATAAGAGATCGTTTAAGCCATGGAGAAATCAATCTAGAAGCATTTCCCAGAGAAGTAGCTAATCAGATAGTGGCATTTGCAATTACTCTTCTCTGCAGATTCTCAGATGAGGACATGTTTGCTTTTAAG GAACACATGGTCATAAAACCACTGATGAACTGTGCAAGTTGCTACCGTTCTCAATTTCATCCAATTTCCCGACTCAAGAAACAG GTGCTGGAATGTATGAAGAGCATTCACTTATGGCCTGAATTGCCAACAGTGCCTGAGGAACACGTTCAAATGATTCAAGG GTTGGAAGGAAATGCTGAAGCTAGTACTTTAATTTTGATGATATCCGAAATTGTGTCTCGGTTGCAGCAATATATGCCCCAGAATTTCTGTAGTTCAGATGATAGAATCGATAGTGTCCTAACAGAGAG GCTGTTGATTGAACTTTGTGATACGCATATTTGCACACTTTATTCTCCGAGACCTGTTCTGGAAACAGTGGTGGTATTCCGTAAAATAAGCACACAGTGCCATCAAGTGTCTGAAAAAGTTATTGCCAGCACTGAGTTGCGATACAAACAGTGGATGAACAAGACTCTACGTTCTCGCCAGAGGCATAACTATCTACGAATGTTGAACAG cATTAAATTTTTGTCTCCAGTGTTGCGGCTCATCTTAGTGTTgatttctctggaactagtcAATATTCATTTGGTTTCTAAGAAGAATCCTCTTGAATATCAGCAGTATCTAAA GTTTTTGAAGTCAATCTTGCAGTATACTGAGAACTTGGTGACATACACAAGCCCTGAGAAAAACAAGTGGGATGAAACCATGGAGCTTACAAACAAGACTTTGATAAGAATAAGGAAAATCAGTGACAGAAAGCTAATGTTAATGCAGCTGGCTACATAA